The genomic window AGGCACTGCCGGGTCCAATATCTCCTTGAATGTTCCGTTCTCAATGGCCTGCTCAACTTGGTGAGTCAAGCCCATTGGTGGCTTGGCTGTTATCACTTGTAGAAGCATGATTCCAAAGGAATAGACATCAGATTTTACATCGAGCACTCCTGTATGTTGATACTCAGGATCAATATAGCAGAAGGTTCCAGCTGTTGATGTCATGTGACACCTCATTTCATTTTCAGCGACAGAACGGGGTACAAGCCTTGCCAATCCTACATCGCTAATCTTACTGACATAGTTGTAGTCTAGCAAAATGTTGCCAGGCTTGAGGTCACGGTGCACTAGTGGCTCTGGCTTGGTCTGGTGGAGAAAAAGCAGGCCAGTGGCAATCTCTGCAGAGATTCGAAACCTGAGTTGCCAAGAGAGAGGTGGGGTGTTACCCAGCTGAAATAGACGGTCATCTAAACTTCCTTTAGCCATGCATTCGTAGACCAGACAGCCATACTCTGGGCAGGCTCCGAGGAGGAGTACCATATTAGGATGCCTTATGCAACTCAATATTTCAACCTGCATtagatttataggaaaaaaattaagaaagtgAACTGAATTCTTTATTGTTAATTTGTTTCTTAGGAGTAAAAGGAAGTCTTCAATATGTATGATAAGGTGGGACAAAAGAGAAGCGCTTCGCAAACTTTGCTAGATGAAGAATCCATCACTGAAGCAATAGATTCAACACCCAGAAATTTTGGAGTTGTTCAGCTACTGCTTGGGTTTGGATGTGGAGATTGTACGAAAGATAAGGTATGAATTCCATATGATATACATATTTTGTTCAATGTGTGGTCTAATTGCTGATCCAGATTTAGGAAATATGTACAATTCACTAGCGTCTGTAACCATATCTGGGAAATGTTAATAGTCTGTTGGTGTGTTCAACTAAGACAATCCAAATGAATGTGAAGCACATGAACTTTATCCCTATAGGCATTAGTCTTATCAGGAACTTATCCATTTGCATTGTCCACTGACCTAGTGACAGCTATGAAGCATTTCGATTTGTTAAAAATGGTGTTTATGCTCAAACTTTGGAACttaaggagagagagagaattgaaATTATAGTAGGAATGCTTTAGTAAAGAACCATTATGACCAAGTAACCAGTCAGCTGTCTGGTTGCTATAACTCATGAAACTGTATCCTTtacaaaaccattttcttttgtCAAGCTTGTTGGAACCAAATGGTTGAACCATAATTTTTTGAACCACTGGGAGGTTCATGGGGTCATCTCATTTTGCATTTATAGTCAATATATCTAAACCCCACCTTTTTGGCTTACTTTTCACCACTCAATTCATCCCTGCATGTTTAGGATTTCCTGGCTAGTTATCCCTACAACTCCACTTCTACATCTTTCCTATGTTCCTCTTTCCTCTTTGGATTTACTTAAGGGTTCGTTCTACAGGTCGGTCAACGGTTTTGTCTTGAAAAGATTGAGCATATAGTATCTAAATCTCAAGCTATAATTTTTTCTAGTGTTTCACTTGCAATTCAGTAGTGTTTAACTTTTATAACCCATTACCTTCTTTAGTTGAATTGTCATATTGAAAAAGGACAATTGTCTTGTAATGTCATGTCTTGTaatgtcatgactcatgagTACTCAGTCAAGTTTAATTCATGGCTGCCAGCAATTAGTTTTGTTTGAACCTCACCTCTTTCTGAAACTGTGACCTTCCTTGGGAGGCATCTGGACGCAAAACCTTAACTGCTACCGGTGTATGATCAAGATAACACTTATAGACACGGCCATAACCCCCTTCCCCAATCTTTCGAGATTCAGAAAAAAACTCTGTTGCTTCTTCAATCTCTTCAATCGTGTATTTCCTGTACCTGATatcattttgggctagattgtTAATTACCTTCTTCATGTCCTCTGCCTCTTTGAGCGCTTTCATTTCTGCATTTACTCTCCTTTGTGATTCCAGTTCTGCAAGCCTCTGAGATGCTTCAGCTGCATCTATGGCTGCTCGGCACTTAGCTTTTTCCTTCTCTACAATTGCCAtggcagcttcctcagccaatCGTGCCTCTTCTAATCTCCGCTCTTCTTCCATCCTCCAGCGTTGCAGCTCCACTGcctgtaataaataaaatttcacatTAAATTGGAATCTATCATCTAAATATGCAAAGTTGATGCAACTACTTCTTGGTACCTTCTGTTTTGCTGACAGTGCTTCCTTGCAAGCTGTACTATACATGTCCATTGTTTGCTTCAGCTCTAGCTTCAGCCTTCTCATCTCAGCTTCCACCTcttcatttatcttttttatacaGACAAGCCAAAAATCATTAGGCAAGACTATGGATTTTCTAAGAAGATTCTTTTATAAGAAGTTCAGAAAGTGTTCAACTACAATAGTCCAAgttttgtcatttttctttctgAAAGTTTGAAGTTCATGTATCCATGAAAAGAGACTCAAACCTAGATGCTTAAAGTCATAAAAAGATGCCAAATCGAATATTATGCTGTTTGGTGGACTATTTGTTTAAATCAGTGTtccaattttatgttttcacaTTTTAAGTTTATGAGTATAAAGATGAAAGCCTGACTGAGCAATGCTGCATGGAGGTAGAAGGCCCATCGGTCGTGAACTTCTTTCCCCAGAGAAGAGTATGTGATAGGCCACGACAAAGGATGGATACTCAAAGAATAGTAAGAAAAAAACTTACAATCACACATGAAACAGAACACAGTGAATTACATCTTTTAGCCTATGTCCATGGGCAAGGATGGTCAAAAGTTTTATTGGAATGGAGATTACACTCTTAAAAGTTTCACAAACCCTAAGCTTGGATACACCCTAAGACTCTCTCTTTTTTGGCTTGAGACTATCTCTCTTATTTTGGTTTATGTCCATGGGCAAATATggtaaaataaattactattttagaAGGAGATTACAAGCTTAAAACCACAAACAGCAGTCCAGATACATCCCCCTTTTCATGTTCGTTTGTCAAAATCCCTGATAATGAGTTACATATCTGGATTACAAAGGAGACTAGTTCAAAACACCCATCATTCAATGAGGTCAAGTGGCCAAAGATGAACTTTAGGGTTgtaaaaccaaatcaaataacTTGGTCGTATTCAAGACACAACATAACAAGATGACTAATGTAGTAGAGATACACATCAAATGAAGCTAGGCTTCAGTTGTGTTGCTTGAGACCTTAAACCAACCTTCTGCTAGATTAGATTTTTCAACCCAACTACAACACTGCATAAAAAACTCAAACACTAGCTTTTCCATCTCAAGTTGAAGTTGGGGTGGGATCTGATGGTGACAAGTGGCAGCCACCTTTACAAGTTTATCAAAGGTGCAAAGGAGTGGCCTCCAAGGCCCAAACTTTAATTTGGCACTCTCTAGATGATAATGGGCTTAGTTGGGATCTTATATAATTCAATATGGGTTCAACCTAGAAAGTACtttttagaaatcaaattaTGGGCCTAGTCAATGGTTATAAGTTACCATTTTCAgtcattattattgtcattttccAATAGTCTTTAATATGGTCTAGTAGTCAGTCTAGGTTTTGTTATTTTCAAGTTGCATTATTACTATGTCTCTAGTTCCAAGGAGTTATAAGTCCCTAGAAAAGTTTTATATAGTAGTTGATTAGTGTTTTGAGAGGaatcaatgaatgaatgaatttcCAGCAGCCACTGTGTTCTTTATGTTATACAAAGAGTACTTGGGTGTGAAGCCTAAAGGTTTCTAGGAGTGATTCCTAGGGTACTTTCAATTATATGCTACTCTTCTTGCATTTTACTTTCAGTACTGCATCAGGATCTCATTCAGCATGCCTAACTATCATCCCTACTTACATGCATGCATTGCATAATTAATATGATATATGCTCAACTTGCATTCCAGAATGATGGTGCTCTAAAAGCTTGATACATATGTTTCCATTTCAAGAAACAATTAGAATATCACCTTAAAAATTTAGGATCAAAATCAAAGCATTTAATGAATTATTACATATGCAAGTGACATGAGCATCCCATTGTTAGTGAATAGTTGGAAACATTACATATGCAAGTATAGAGCATCCAGTTGATGGTGAAAAGTAGGAAATTTAATGCATGTGACTGAATTTTCTTCAACTTCTGAATCATAGCAATATTGTTGGACTTGTATAATTTGGACTAGCTATTGGTTTTTCATATGGTCGCAAATGTTTTCAAAGGAACTGGCCTTAGGTTTTTGTTGTTATTCCTATGAAAAGTTTTGGTGCATATTACAAAAATGAATATATGTcgttctaattttttatttttattttttatgaatctagctgtattgtaatatacataatgGTATGTAAAGCACCTTAATGGATAATAATTTCAAGCCCTCAAAATATGAGCTCATGTATGGATGAGTGTACATGTGGGAGGCTGGTGAGTACTTACCATGCTCGTTGATGAACATGAGGTCCTTCCGCTCTCCTGTGAAATTGATGAGAAATTAAGTGAGTTGGGATCACCAAATGCGGGTCCTATGCGAATTGATCCAAAGCTATGGTCTGAGCTAGATGAGATCCGAGGGGTTGGACCTGAATCCATATACTCATAGACAACATTGGACATGCGGTCGCTACTTGGTCGCTCAGAGCTAATAAATGATATGTCTGTATCTAATTCTAATGGCTCAGAGCCCAGCTTTGCATTTGAAGCTCTTCCTCCTCTTAAAAATGGTGACCTGTTTCCAGTCATGGCAATGGATTTAGTTCCTCTCTCAAAATTACACAGTCCTCAACATTGCAAACATAACCAAAGAAGTTGATAAATTCCACAGGTTTCTGAAATTTCATGATTTCATTTAACCTTCCAACCATCtgatttttttgttacttttttattttttattttatggatgGACAGTTGACAACCATCAATCTATAATGCTTAGATTTCTTACTTTTATTGGTTAACGTATTGAGACTTACTTGAACGATTCCCTGTCGTCTTGTATGCTATGAGGCTTGCTTGATATCTTTTCCGCTACTGAAACagagttaaaatatttttctttacagTATTATCAACCAatgtaaaatagaaaaacattatAATTGAGAAAACAAACCTCTTATGCTAATACTATGACTTGATGGTGCTTCAACGGGATTAGCAATAGCATTGTTGTTAACTTTGTTCTGGATATGGCTATGAAGAGGGGAAACGTGAGGGGCTGTACGAGAAGCATTTCTCACAGAAGATATCTTTCCTTTTGAGATGACGTACACGGTGCAGAAATCTGCTGCTCCTTTGGATACACTGCCTGGAACATCTGAGATCTTGAATCTTCTGTGTGGAAAAGAGTAAATAAGCTGAGAGAAATCAGATTAGACTGTAAACATCCATCCAGCGGTAAATATATTCTATAACTAAACATGACCTCTCTCTTTTTCAAACTGACTTCATATTGGATTCTGCTTAGTGCTAATTTTTCTATATAGCCTTTTGAGTTTGAAAAGGAAGGTTCTCATCCTTTCTCTAAAAATAGATGTGACTGTTCAGATTAATGGTTGAATAGGAAGAAGATTGAAGTTTTCTTCCTTGAGTTTTTGTGCTAGTATGCCCATTTTTCTAGTAGTTTTTTCTCTGTGTGAAGACCTATGACTTTTTCCGGCATAGCAATCTTTTTTTATCCAAGTATTATGAGATATCTTCATGAACTCCGGGTTGAATAGCATCCTCAACATCCAAAACTTCAACCTTTGTCAGAACCTTGCTTGTCCAAGTCTTCAACCTCATAGTTGGAATCTATATTGCTTGGACTCAGGTGCAGGTGTGGGCACATATTTAGGTGTCAGATTCTTTTAACTCCAAATTTTTGGATATGGAAAATTGGCCAAAaaggatttaaaattaagatatgGATACGAGGATACAACacaataaaagggaaaaaaagaaaaaagcaattAGAAATCAATtctcttaaattattttttttccttgtccttgatattcttacattttctcttttttcaatCTAATAATCTGCTCaggcaaataaataaatggataataaaaaaaagcagTCAAAATCAAACAGCTATATGCAAAGCTAGGTAGGAGTATCCAACAAGGATACCCCCACACCTATGTCATATCATGTTGACACTGGTACCCCAGGTGAAATTGGACGGTCCAAGTATCATATGTTAGAATCTCAATTATCTTGAAGTTTGAATTTAGAGTTTGAATCTTGTTCATTTTAAGTTCCGAATATGAATGGTAGATATGGGAATCATTAATACCATTGCTAGAGATAAATTTGAcctttttttgtatttgttgtCTTTGATGACTTTATGCATTTATTTCTTGGTATCAACCTTTGGATTTATGTTGTAGGCCAGATCTCGTTCCATTGCAACTTTAAGGCTGCATCATATCTCATTGCAGCTCCTAACCTGAACTGGCATATCTAAAATATGACTAAACTGAGACTTATAGCTCGTGATGTGGGACTAGTTTTATAAAGGTTAAACATGTTAGGAAGCTTGCAGTAGGTGTTGCTAAATGCTAATTGATATGGTGAACTTGATGCAATCTTAAGAACACTGTCATGAACTGAagctgaaagaagaaaagaaccaTTGTCTTTACATGGAATGGTTAGATAAGCATGCCGGAATTGATTCCTGGTGCACATATTTTTAAGACCAGTTTTATGGTTAATATATTACTTCCTTAGACACATGAGAAAGCATATAGCGTACATTTTGAAACCCCATAAAGATAAGTGCCCAATAAACCTGAATCGCTAGTTAGACCAGAGCTTTGATTCCATGTTGTgtaaccaattttcctaaaagtttaagttaGTAGGATTTGAGCCTACAGTTATATATCATCCTTTAACAGTATTCATATCTTGGTATTACATGCACTTTTATTCAATCCATTTTACACTGAGATGTGAAATTTAGGATTGAATGATGAGATGGGAACCTACACATGTTAGTGGATGGGTAATTGTTTTATGGGGACAATTCTAACATTGGTTCTTTCATGTAAGCGCTCTTAATAGCGCAAGCAGTTTTAATCATGCTATAATATCTGCTAACATTTGAATTTATCATCTTGTCTGCTTGTGGGTGTGATTATAGTTGAAATGTGAGAAAATTAATTTGCTAATAAGCATAGGTAAACTTAGAAAGACGGTCTAATCACCTGATGAAACTGTACTTTGATGAAGCACCAAGAATCAAGTTATCGACTGCAGCATGATTAGTGAATTCTATTAATGCTCTTGGTATATCCGTATCTTCAAGTAAAATATCTAGACAATGTATCTGACAACAAAAAATTCCACAGGTAAGAAACCAGGAAACGGGAAAAGAAAACTTGATGCAAGAAATGggaaatgagaaaattaaaacTCCTGGTTGATGCTTATATAAAAATGTGGCAAAAATGTATGGACATAGGTGATATGCTGTTTAAGAAAAGTCTCTTGCATGTGTTTGCAAAACATGtaacttctaaaatttcttcattttctcattaatATAATCCATGACAGGTGCTCAATGAAGGAAATATTCTATAATCTGAAGAATTGAAAGAGTAGAGCTCCAAAACCTACATCTTTACGTCTACAAAAGCAATGGAAGGTGACAAACAGATCCTTTACATTCTTGTCAAGATTATTTTGTCCCGATACAATTGCACTATCAACATCATGAACAGGTGTATATTCCCCCACTGCACCCACAAAAGAAGGTCATTGGCTACAAATGTGAATCGACAAAATTAGCTGCAGGTGTAAGAACAGATTCAAAATCTTGCTAGACCGATACAAAATTTCTTACTTGTCTATCTTGTAACTTAGGCTTATGCACGTAACTTTTATTCTGTGATTCCTTCTTACTGTTAATGTAGATACCTAAATCAACCTGATCTATTTAATCCTACCATCATTCTCTTATTGGAGTAACCATCTTTTCTTTGTGAGAACTCACAGGATGATGTTCTATACCTCTGTATgcattaattttaattccaaaCTTTATGGCATTTGTTATTATATCAACTAATGGTTTTTCTGGAACCCCTGGTTTGTTAGCTAATTCATCAGATCTGGATTTCCACATCCTGAAAGCAATTTTGGGTTGGCTTTCACATATCTCAGTAAATTCTTTCAATAATATTGGGTCAGAGAGCACTTTTTGTTTTAAGATTCTACATTCAtgtgaaggaaagaaattcATTATTACTCAAGTctctctcttatttttcttctctgtGTGCTTTCTCATCcattttggttcatttcctttGTGCAAAAGAATCGACTTTGTGTTTATTATAGTCAATTATAGATCCATACAATCCTTTGAACCAGCAGTTCTCTATAAGAAAAATGTGAATggtgttttttaatatttcctcCGTTGTTCTTCTGGGGAATCCGAATTCTCTCCCAATGCATGATACCTTATGTTTAAATATCTTGTTAGCAGCCTAGAGCCGGTTGTCATCCCAATGAGAGACACAAAGACATGCCTGCAAGAAGAGAAACTACTAACCTCTCTGCAAAAACCATGTCCTGGTACAAACCGGTAGGATGACTTGTTCTCAATCTACTTGTTTATTGAGGTTGCATTTCTTGTATTACAGTTAACAAGAATCATCAATGATCGATGACATAGAACTGCTAAAATATAACTTTGagatagagaaaaagaagaaatgtaCTTGTAGGCGATATTTTTAGGACATGGATGAGAACTACAGTTTGGCCCTTGGTGAGAAGACGCTCAGTAGCCCATCTCAAAGCATGTTGGCTCCCTTTATCCCTGTCTATGGCCACTGCAACTATGCCTcttcctccttgcttctctatATGTCCCTTTGGATTCCACATTCTCCTTCTTTCTTTGAAAGAAGCCTCCCCTTCTCTTccc from Vitis vinifera cultivar Pinot Noir 40024 chromosome 9, ASM3070453v1 includes these protein-coding regions:
- the LOC100266704 gene encoding U-box domain-containing protein 35: MWNPKGHIEKQGGRGIVAVAIDRDKGSQHALRWATERLLTKGQTVVLIHVLKISPTMGEYTPVHDVDSAIVSGQNNLDKNVKDLFVTFHCFCRRKDIHCLDILLEDTDIPRALIEFTNHAAVDNLILGASSKYSFIRRFKISDVPGSVSKGAADFCTVYVISKGKISSVRNASRTAPHVSPLHSHIQNKVNNNAIANPVEAPSSHSISIRVAEKISSKPHSIQDDRESFKSPFLRGGRASNAKLGSEPLELDTDISFISSERPSSDRMSNVVYEYMDSGPTPRISSSSDHSFGSIRIGPAFGDPNSLNFSSISQESGRTSCSSTSMINEEVEAEMRRLKLELKQTMDMYSTACKEALSAKQKAVELQRWRMEEERRLEEARLAEEAAMAIVEKEKAKCRAAIDAAEASQRLAELESQRRVNAEMKALKEAEDMKKVINNLAQNDIRYRKYTIEEIEEATEFFSESRKIGEGGYGRVYKCYLDHTPVAVKVLRPDASQGRSQFQKEVEILSCIRHPNMVLLLGACPEYGCLVYECMAKGSLDDRLFQLGNTPPLSWQLRFRISAEIATGLLFLHQTKPEPLVHRDLKPGNILLDYNYVSKISDVGLARLVPRSVAENEMRCHMTSTAGTFCYIDPEYQHTGVLDVKSDVYSFGIMLLQVITAKPPMGLTHQVEQAIENGTFKEILDPAVPDWPVEEALSFAKMALQCAELRRKDRPDLGKVILPELNRLRELAEENMNQTMWDRMADPSGPSPIHSQVSMAQDVISNPHLEHSGYSSKSHSSTPSMTGRQ